In Capsicum annuum cultivar UCD-10X-F1 chromosome 7, UCD10Xv1.1, whole genome shotgun sequence, one genomic interval encodes:
- the LOC124885871 gene encoding putative F-box protein At1g47790, with protein MDVDQAMQIHFPVEIIVEILIRLPVQSLLRFKCSSKSWNTLILDPYFMAKHYNHAKNNKKFLIARMNPEICHISNYCSSLSSAEPLHKLGGPSNHDLVSGWDMTRLVVTIRYLRPLIGINGHRRPNKVLALKSGSWREIDNHTRGSCNSVRGGLTFLRGAFHWIRKDDLLKYFVILFNISNEVYGEISLPEEICNIFIGGYVIRGVSILEGMLCAYCTCRDREAGTFKL; from the exons ATGGATGTTGATCAG GCCATGCAAATCCACTTCCCAGTGGAAATAATTGTGGAAATCCTCATCAGGTTACCTGTTCAGTCTCTTCTTCGATTCAAATGTTCTTCAAAATCTTGGAACACATTGATCTTGGATCCATACTTTATGGCGAAGCATTACAATCATGCAAAGAATAATAAGAAGTTCCTTATTGCTCGAATGAACCCTGAGATTTGTCACATCTCAAATTATTGTTCTTCTTTATCATCGGCTGAACCATTACACAAGCTTGGTGGCCCTTCAAATCATGATCTGG TTTCGGGTTGGGATATGACTCGATTAGTGGTGACTATAAGATATTTGCGACCATTAATCGGCATTAATGGTCACAGACGACCCAATAAAGTCCTTGCATTAAAGAGTGgttcttggagagaaattgatAACCATACTCGTGGCTCTTGCAATAGTGTGCGTGGTGGTTTGACATTTCTTCGTGGTGCATTTCATTGGATCCGTAAGGATGATTTACTTAagtattttgtgattttatttaatatatcaAATGAGGTGTACGGAGAGATATCATTACCGGAGGAAATTTGCAATATTTTCATTGGTGGCTACGTAATACGTGGCGTTTCAATATTGGAAGGAATGCTTTGTGCTTATTGTACTTGCCGAGATAGAGAGGCGGGCACTTTTAAATTATAG